One genomic window of Amphiura filiformis chromosome 3, Afil_fr2py, whole genome shotgun sequence includes the following:
- the LOC140147110 gene encoding uncharacterized protein: MPRPPKYPCGECSKACTSYRGAKASILCESCNIWFHSDCVGLSESALDILDHSDLPWECHKCGMPTFSSGIFNSTLLDKSSSESHLSNSRNLSSSSTSSSHPGSPLAKSSPSKTGTQRSFQNLRLLEVNFQSIFSKRTEFWHLLDKVRPDVIYGCETWLNPNISNGEIFPPGYSVYRCDKKDGHGGALLGIDDSLNYQIDIESEVDFVAAKIVNGNHSIVVASLYRPTNNDLQYMEELTSIISHLCISNPGCPIWISGDINLPDIDWSTNSIVSYQYRLALNQSFLQLMTSTGLEQMVDFPTRGDNTLDIILTNRPSLTNTCASLPGLSDHDLVFMDANVRANRRKPVQRKILLWKKADLVDIRQRVSAVSEKFTSEHNTSTPVENLASVLQQELDKIIIDCVPSKLSCTRVNQPWFNAETKCALRRKGRAFTKARRTNKERDWSRYKRLKGYAQRTCRRVYNNYVHDIISSEPGNRSKKLGALIKSKRCDSSGIAPLKDGGYLHTDPKTKANILNRQFTSVFSRDNGAPIPDLGDSQHPSMDDIHVSLNGVIKLLKNLKRFSAPGPDGIPTMLLKETAEEIAPAVKLLFQASINQGTVPSSWKKAHIVPCSKREVVLRLQTTDQSL, translated from the coding sequence ATGCCCCGCCCACCAAAGTACCCTTGTGGTGAGTGCTCCAAAGCGTGCACTAGTTACCGTGGCGCAAAGGCAAGCATCCTGTGTGAGTCGTGCAACATTTGGTTCCACTCTGATTGTGTCGGACTGTCTGAATCAGCTTTGGACATCCTTGATCACAGTGATCTACCATGGGAATGTCACAAGTGTGGAATGCCCACCTTTTCATCAGGGATCTTCAACTCCACTCTGCTTGACAAATCCTCGTCTGAGAGCCACTTATCCAACTCTCGTAACCTATCATCTAGTTCTACTTCCTCAAGCCACCCTGGTTCTCCGCTTGCCAAATCATCTCCTAGTAAGACAGGTACCCAACGCTCCTTCCAGAACCTACGCCTTCTGGAAGTCAATTTCCAGAGTATATTCTCCAAACGCACCGAGTTCTGGCACCTTCTTGATAAAGTTAGACCCGACGTCATATACGGGTGTGAGACGTGGCTGAACCCCAACATTTCGAATGGTGAGATTTTCCCACCTGGATACAGTGTCTATCGCTGCGACAAGAAGGATGGACATGGTGGCGCTCTTCTCGGTATTGACGATTCACTCAACTATCAAATCGATATCGAAAGTGAAGTGGACTTTGTGGCTGCAAAGATTGTAAATGGTAACCACTCCATTGTTGTTGCATCCTTGTATCGGCCGACTAACAATGACCTCCAATACATGGAAGAGCTAACTAGCATCATCAGCCATCTGTGCATTAGCAATCCTGGTTGCCCCATTTGGATTTCCGGAGACATCAACCTTCCAGACATCGATTGGAGTACCAACAGCATCGTCTCATACCAGTACCGTCTTGCATTGAACCAATCCTTCTTGCAGCTCATGACTTCCACTGGCCTAGAGCAGATGGTTGATTTTCCAACCAGAGGTGACAACACCCTCGACATCATCTTGACCAACAGACCATCACTCACCAATACATGCGCTAGTCTACCTGGCCTGAGCGACCATGATCTGGTCTTTATGGATGCCAATGTCAGAGCTAACAGAAGGAAACCTGTCCAGCGGAAAATTCTCCTATGGAAGAAAGCCGACCTTGTGGACATTCGCCAGAGAGTTAGTGCAGTGTCAGAGAAGTTCACGTCTGAACACAACACCTCAACACCTGTGGAGAATCTGGCTAGTGTGCTTCAACAGGAGTTAGATAAGATCATTATTGACTGCGTACCATCCAAGCTCAGTTGCACCAGAGTGAATCAGCCGTGGTTTAATGCTGAAACCAAGTGTGCTCTGAGGCGCAAGGGTCGCGCCTTCACCAAAGCCAGGCGCACCAATAAAGAACGTGACTGGTCGCGATACAAACGCCTTAAAGGCTATGCCCAACGTACCTGTAGAAGAGTCTACAATAATTATGTTCACGACATCATCAGCAGTGAACCAGGCAACAGGAGTAAGAAGCTAGGTGCTCTAATTAAGTCCAAGCGATGTGACAGCTCTGGTATCGCACCTCTGAAGGATGGCGGTTACTTACACACTGACCCAAAGACCAAGGCGAACATCCTCAACAGGCAATTCACATCTGTGTTCTCCAGAGACAATGGTGCACCAATCCCCGACCTGGGAGACAGCCAGCATCCCTCCATGGATGACATTCATGTTAGCCTTAATGGAGTCATCAAGCTTCTTAAAAATCTGAAGCGTTTCTCTGCACCCGGTCCTGATGGGATTCCTACCATGCTCTTGAAGGAAACAGCCGAAGAGATTGCACCAGCGGTTAAGTTGTTATTTCAGGCATCAATTAACCAAGGCACCGTTCCATCCAGTTGGAAGAAGGCTCATATCGTCCCCTGTTCAAAAAGGGAAGTCGTTCTGAGGCTGCAAACTACCGACCAATCTCTCTAA